CACCGGTATTCACTGCCTCCTCGGTGATGCCGTTGGCATTCAGTTCAGCGAGGACCTGGCTCTTGATCAGACCGTTGGTGCCTTCTGCCACGGAGCCGGAATCAACCTCCGCCGGATCGATGACCTCGGGGTAGACCATCTCATCACGTTCCTGTCGACTGACCGACCCCATGCCCACGAGACCATCAGCGACGTAGTTCCACCGCTGTTCTGCCTCTGGACGGTTGGTCCACGGGTCAAGCTGACTGGGACGTTGGATGGAGGCCGCAAGTACCGCGCCCTCCGCCGGAGTGAGTTCCTGGATCGGCTTGTTGAAGTAGGCACGAGAAGCCGCGGAGATCCCGTAGGCGTTCCGGCCGAAGTAGATCGTGTTGAGGTAGGCCTCGAGGATCTCGTCCTTCGACCACTCGCGGGACATCTTCGAGGAGATCACCAGCTCCTTACCCTTACGGACCAGGCTGCGCTCGTCACCGACCACCGCGTTCTTCACGTACTGCTGGGTGATCGTGGAACCGCCGCCGGCATCCTCGCCGGTGAGTTGGCCGAGTGCGGCACGTCCGAAACCAGTGATCGAGAAGCCGGGATTGTCGTAGAAATCCCGGTCCTCGGCAGAGAGGACGGCATTACGCACAGGTTCGGGGATCTCCTCGATATCCACGTTCTGACGGTTACCCTCGGGAGGGACGATGCGGGCCAGTTCGGTCGTGCCGTCGTTGGCGAAGATCTGGGAGATCTGGTTGTTAACCAGTTCCTCCGGCTGCGGCACCTTCGTCACCGAGTACGCGGCGAAGAACGTCACCAGCGGCACCACGATCAGCACGGCCAGAACTGCTGCCACTGAGGCGAAGAGACGACGCCACACCGGCTTGCGCGTACGCGTGCGTTGCCGCTTCGTGGAGTCGTTGGGGGTGGTCGAGTCGTTAGTCACGTGGCTGTTCTCTCCGTACTGGAATTACCGGCACCGTACATGTCTTCCCTGATGAGATGGTTCCATCCACAGCGGAGGCAGACCTCCACCGTGTGGACGGCCACCCCGCTCCCGGATCCTCCGACAGGGGCTGCGCCGGCACGGTCCGTAGCAGACCGTCCGACGCCGTCAGGAAACAGGGTAGCGAGGATAGCGCCAATCTCCGAAAGACTACGCGCCGTTCCCGATTTTTCCCCCATTGCCGCTCCGTGGATCCACAGGCTTTCGCGAAGACCCGCTGCGCCACAGACAGGGCACGGGCGGTCGACACGGTAACCCAAGACCTCTGCCGAGGACATGAGACCACGGTCGGCGTCACAGACGTCCGAACGTCGCCGGTCACCCTGCCGTAGCGCACGCAGGGTCCGCTGACGGTCCAGGTCGTGGGAGACGGTGTGGACGGGCTGCACTGAGGTCGACATGATGCGGGCCATTCTATCCGGTTTCCAGCCCCAGGTGAATCGGTCAAGACCACACGTTAACCGGTCAAGTTGCTTTCCACCCCACGTCAGGCCGTGTTTTTCAACCCGTAGAGGGCTAACGTCCGGAGCCATGAGTTCACAGGACAACACCTCCATCAAGCTGGCCATCGCCGGCATCGGCAATTGCGCTACCTCACTGCTCCAGGGGCTGGAGTTCTACAAGGACACCCCGGACGACGACACCGTCCCCGGCCTCATGCACGTCCGCTTCGGCGACTATCACGTGCGCGACATCGAACTGGTCGCCGCCTACGACGTCGACGCCGACAAAGTCGGCAAAGACGTCTCCATCGCGACGGAGTCCGGCCAGAACTGCACGATCAAGATCTGCGATCTTCCGGAGCTGGGGATCACCGTCCGCCGCGGCCACACCGCCGACGGCCTGGGCAAGTACTACCGGGAGACCATCGAGGAGTCGACCGAACCCGACGCCACCCACGATGAGATCGTCGACCACCTGCGGGAAACCGGTGCCGACGTCCTCGTGTCCTACCTGCCGGTGGGTTCGGAGGAGGCCGACAAGTTCTACGCTCAGTGCGCCATCGACGCCGGGGTAGCCTTCGTCAACGCCCTGCCGGTCTTCATCGCCTCCGATCCGGAATGGGCGAAGAAGTTCGAGGATGCCGGCATCCCCATCGTCGGCGACGACATCAAGAGCCAGGTCGGCGCAACCATCACCCACCGCGTGCTCGCCCGGCTCTTCGAGGAGCGCGGCGTGACCGTGGACCGCACCTACCAGCTCAACGTCGGCGGCAACATGGACTTCAAGAACATGCTGGAACGCGACCGCCTCGAATCGAAGAAGGTCTCCAAGACCCAGGCGGTGACCTCAAACCTCACCGGCGCCCTCTCGGGAAAGATCGACGACCGTAACGTCCACATCGGCCCGTCCGACTACGTGCAGTGGCTCGACGACCGCAAGTGGGCCTTCATCCGTCTGGAAGGCCGCGCGTTCGGCGACGCACCCATCAGCCTGGAGTACAAGCTCGAGGTCTGGGACTCCCCGAACTCTGCCGGTATCATCATCGACGCCGTACGCGCGGCGAAGATCGCCAAGGACCGTGGACTCGGTGGACCTGTCGACCCGGCGTCGACCTACCTGATGAAGTCCCCCCGCATCCAGCACCCGGACGACAAGGGCCGTGCCGATCTCGAGTCTTTCATCTCGGGGTCCTGATCACCCCAATTGTAGGCCGGTGATATCCCTCTGACCTGCCAGGGTAGGGAACTTCACTGACCTAAAAGTGGTGCCAGTATACCTTTCAGGAGCAAAGCACGGTAGATTGGTGGGCATGACCGCTACCCCGTCTGAAGTCGCGAAGCGCCTGCGGCCCGTCGTCACCCGGATGTACCTGTTGTACTTCCGCCAGACCACGCAGTCCAGCATCAGTACCGCGCAGCTCTCCATCATGATGAACCTCCAGACTCACGGTGCTCTGCGCATCAGCCAGATCGCCGACCTGGAGTCGATCCGGATGCCCACCGCATCCAATGCGATCAACCACCTTGAATCGCTGGGGCTGGTCTCCCGCGTCCGCGACGTGAGTGACCGCCGCGGTGTGCGCGTGAAGCTCACGGACCTCGGCAGGACCGAGCTGACCCGTATCGGCGACGAACGTGACAAGCAGATGGCGAACATCCTCGCCGTCCTCGACCCGGAGCAGCTGGAGAAGGTACAGGAGTTCATCCCGACCCTGGAGGCCGGCATGGAGGTCTTCGACTCCCGTCGCATGGGGGAGAAGTAGCCGGTGACTCCGCTGCGAGTGCTGCTGGCCTGGCGTCCCGACGGGGATCCCGACGGCGCCGACACCAACACCGGCACTGACACCGCGGCATTCGTCTCCTGGCTCTCCAGAACCGCCGAGATCACCGTCAAACCAGTGACCGTGATCCCCCGGATCTGGCCTGAAGGCGTCGACCGTGTCGACGCCTCCGACGCTGCTGCCGTACAACGGTTCGAGGAGTGGGCGGCGGCGGAATCGACCGCCTGCCATGCCGCGGCCCGCACCGCCCTCATCGATGCCGGAGTGCCGGAGTCGATGATCGATGACAGCGACGAGCTTCTCCACAGCCACTCGGAGACGACGGCCCTGATCCGTTCCGCCGAGGAGTTCGGTGCGGACCTCATTGTCGTCGGTTCCCGCTTCGGGACCTCCGGTGGCCCCGTCGGACGCTTCCGGGCAGGTTCGACCGCAGACGCACTGTTGCACTGCGCACCCCTGCCCGTAGTCACCGTGCCACGCACCCCGACATTGTCGAAGCACGGTGTCACCCGCGTCAGCTGCGCCTACGTCGACAACGAGCAGTCCCATCAGGCTCTCCGGAAGGCCGCGGACCTGGCGTCACGCTGGGGCGTCCCACTCCGGCTCGTCGCCTTCAGCCCTACCGGCGCATCGATGTACCCCACCCTCACACCGTTCCCTGATGCCACTGAGGCGGATGAACGTTGGCGCGGACAGGCACTCGACATCCTCGCCCGCGGCCGGGAACGTGCCGAGGAGCGTCACCCGGACCTGCGTGTCGAGACCGAAGTCGGCTCCGGGCCCGGATGGAGCGGCGCGATGGACGACGTCCACTGGAAGAAGGGTGAGATCCTCGTGGTCGGGTCCTCCGTCCTCGGCGCCTTCAACCGGGTCTTCATCGGCCCGTCCACCAACCAGCTCCTCGCACACTCACCCGCACCGGTTCTCGTCAGTCCGGTCTGAGCACCCGGCGATAGCCGACCGGCGGCATCCACGGGCTAGACTCGGAGACATCATGTCCGCGCAGCCCAACAGTTCAGAGAACCCCGACCCGCTCGACCGCCTCGAGGACCTCGACCGGCGCACATCCGTGCGCCAGGCCTGGCAGTTGGCGATCGCGTTCCCCGTGGTCACCATCGTCGCCTGGATCGTGCTCGACCAGACGGTGGGGGACACCGCCGTCACCCGGATCATCCCGACAGTGATCTCGATGTTCGGTCCGATCGTCGCCGGTCTGGTCGTGCTCCGCAAATGGCGCCGCTACCAGTGGTGGCAGCCGTTCATGGGCACGCTGTGGTGGCTGATCCCCTTCTTCCTCATCATCTTCACCACACTGCCGATCCCACTGATCATCGGTCACTGAGCCCGCCCATGTGCCCACGTGCCGGGCCATGTCGGAAAGTCGCCCTCCCAGGTAGCTGAAGAGCGTCATTCGCTGCCTGGGAGGGCGACTTTCCGACATCAGGGGGCGGAGAGGGGAGAGCGCCCCACCTACTTCGCGACGATGTTCACCATCTTGCCGGGGACCACGATGATCTTCGCCACGGTCTTGCCCTCGACGTGTGCCGCCACGTTCGGTTCCGCCAGTGCCGCCGCCTCAACGTCCTCACGTGCCGCGTCCACAGCCACGGTCACTCGTCCACGCACCTTGCCCATGACCTGCACAGGCAGCTCAACGGTGTCGTCCACCAGCCACTTCTCTTCCCAGGCGGGGAAGGATGCGTGGGCCAGCGAACCCTCGTGGCCCAGACGCGACCAGAGCTCCTCTGCGATATGCGGCGCCACGGGGGCCATCATCAGCACCAACGGCTCCACAGCGTCGCGTGGTGCCGCCGTACCCACATAAGCCTTCGTCAGGTGGTTGACGTACTCGATCAGTTTCGCGACCGCCGTATTGTCGCGCAGGTGGGCGTAGTCGTCATGCACGCCGGCGACGGTACGGTGCAGGGCGCGCTGGTCATCGTCGCTCAGGTCGGCGTCCGACACCGCCAGCTCACCGGTGGCCTCGTCCACGACCAGGCGCCATGCCCGCTGCAGGAAACGCTGCGCGCCGACAACGTCCTTCGTGGCCCAGGGTCGGGACGTGTCCAGCGGACCCATCGACATCTCGTACACACGCAGTGTGTCGGCACCGTAGTTGTCGCAGATCTCGTCGGGAGAGACGGCGTTCTTCAGGGACTTGCCCATCTTGCCGTACTCCTGGGTGACCTCTTCACCGTTGTAGAAGAACTTTCCGTCCTTCTCCTCAACATCGGCGGCGGGTACGTAGATGCCCCGGGCGTCGGTGTAGGCGTAGGCCTGGATGTAGCCCTGGTTGTAGAGCCGGTGGTAGGGCTCGTAGGAGCTCACGTGACCGAGGTCGTAAAGCACCTTATGCCAGAAACGGCTGTAGAGCAGGTGCAGCACGGCATGCTCCACACCACCGACATAGAGGTCCACGCCTCCGGAGGGCACACCCTCGCGCGGCCCGGTCCAGTACCGTTCGTTCTCGATGTCGACGAGTGCATCGTTGTTCGTCGGGTCAATGTAGCGCAGCTGGTACCAGGAGGAACCGGCCCACTGCGGCATGACGTTCGTGTCACGCCAGTACGTCCGCTCGCCGTCGCCGAGGTCGAGAGTGACCTCGACCCACTCCTTCGCCTTGGCCAGCGGAGGCTGCGGTTCGGAGGAGGCGTCGTCCGGGTCAAAGCTGACGGGCTTGTAGTCCTCGACCTCGGGCAGTTCGACGGGCAGCATGGATTCCGGCAGGGCGTGGGCGACTCCGTCGGCGTCGTAGACGACCGGGAAGGGCTCACCCCAGTAGCGCTGGCGGGCGAAGAGCCAGTCGCGCAGCTTGTACTGGATCTTCTCCTCGCCGTAGCCGTTCTCCGCGAGCCAGGCGATGGTGGTCTCGATGGCGTCGGCCTTGTTCCTGCCGTTGAGGTCGAGTCCCTGCTCGTTGGCGGAGTTCACCAGCTCGCCGTCGCCGGTGTAGGCGGACTCGGCGATTGGGGCGTCACCACCGGACACGACCTCGGTGATCGGCAATCCGAAGACGGTGGCGAACTCGTGGTCACGGTCGTCGTGACCCGGAACCGCCATGATCGCGCCCGTCCCGTACCCGGTGAGCACGTAGTCGGCGATGAAGACGGGGACCTGCGCGCCGTTGACCGGGTTGGTGGCGTAGGCGCCGGTGAAGACACCGGTCTTCTCCTTGTTCTCCTGCCGTTCCAGGTCGGTCTTCGCCGCGATCGCCCCCCGGTAGGACGCCACGGCGGCGGCCGGCGTGGCCTCTCCGTAGGTCCAACGGTCATCGGTGCCGGTCGCGTAGGGGAGGTCCGTGACCAGTGCGTCAACGAGTTCGTGTTCCGGGGCGAGCACCATGTACGACGCTCCGAACAGCGTGTCGGGGCGGGTGGTGAATACCCGGATCGGGCCGGCGGACGACTGGAAGTCGACCTCGGCGCCGCGGGAACGTCCGATCCAGTTGCGCTGCATGGACTTGACCTTGTCTGGCCAGTCCAGGTCCTCCAGGTCGTCCAGCAGCCGGTCGGAGTAGGCGGTGATCCGCATCATCCACTGGGACAGCCGCTTGCGGAACACGGGGAAGTTGCCGCGCTCGGAGCGCCCGTCGGCGGTCACTTCCTCGTTGGCCAGCACCGTGCCGAGACCCGGACACCAGTTGACCGTGCTGTTCGAGCGGTAGACCAGGCGGTGCTCGTCAAGCTCTGCCTGCTGCTCAGCGGGCGTCAGGTCAGCCCAGTCGGGACGCTCGGCGGCGAACTTCGCCTCCAGCTCCCCGATCGGGCGTGCCTTCTTCGCCTCGGTGTCGAACCAGGAATTGTAGATCTGCAGGAAGATCCACTGTGTCCAGCGGTAGAAATCGGTGTCGGTGGTGGCGACGACGCGGCGACGGTCGTGCCCCAGGCCCAACCGCCCCAGCTGGCGTTCCATGTTCTCGATGTTCGCGCTGGTGGTGGTGCGTGGGTGTGTACCGGTCTGCACAGCGTACTGCTCGGCGGGCAGGCCGAAGGCGTCGTAGCCGAGGGTGTGCAGGACGTTACGACCCAGCATGCGGTTGAAGCGGGCGTAGACGTCGGTGGCGATGTACCCCAGCGGGTGTCCGACATGCAGTCCCACGCCGGAGGGGTAGGGGAACATGTCCTGGACGAAGAGCTTGTCCGGAGCGTCGGTGGCGGACGTCTCCAGCGCCCCTGCGTCGGCGAGGTCGCCGACGGGGTTCGGCGCATTGAAGGTGCCGTTGTCACGCCAGTACCCCTGCCAGCGACTTTCGATGTCGCCGGCGAGTTCCGGGGTGTAACGGTGGGACGTGGACTCGCCAGATTCGCTCCGAGGGTTAGTCATGTCCAGCCATTGTAATAGACTGGTGTGCATGATCGTTCTCTCTGTCCTGCTGTTCATCCTGGGCGCTGCCGTGCTGGTCACCGGCGTGCTTGCCGTCACCGCGAAACTGCCGGGGAACCGGTGGGTGGGACTGCGTATCCCGGAGGTGCGCAAGAACCAGGAGATGTGGGACACCGGCCACCGTATCGCCGGCCCGACGTGGACGGGAGCGGGTGTCGCCCTCATCGTCGCCGGCGTCGTCGGCCTGCAGGGCGGATGGCTGTGGGCCATCTCGGGCCTGCTGGTGGTCGGTGCACTGTTCCTGATCGGCATGGGTGCCGCGCTGGCGGCGCAGACATTGGCGAAGATCGACCATGCGAAGGCTCAGCAGGCTGAACAGCAGCGGGCCGCGGCAGGCTGCTGCTCGTCGGGGTCATCGTCCGACAGCTCCTGCGGCGGAGACTGTGACGGCGACTGCGGCGGCCACGACAGCGTCACCCCTGTCGAACTGGACCTCGACGCCGCCCGCCGGGCCGCAGCCGCGCGCGACGCCCGT
The genomic region above belongs to Corynebacterium glyciniphilum AJ 3170 and contains:
- a CDS encoding DUF5318 family protein; the protein is MSTSVQPVHTVSHDLDRQRTLRALRQGDRRRSDVCDADRGLMSSAEVLGYRVDRPCPVCGAAGLRESLWIHGAAMGEKSGTARSLSEIGAILATLFPDGVGRSATDRAGAAPVGGSGSGVAVHTVEVCLRCGWNHLIREDMYGAGNSSTERTAT
- a CDS encoding inositol-3-phosphate synthase; translated protein: MSSQDNTSIKLAIAGIGNCATSLLQGLEFYKDTPDDDTVPGLMHVRFGDYHVRDIELVAAYDVDADKVGKDVSIATESGQNCTIKICDLPELGITVRRGHTADGLGKYYRETIEESTEPDATHDEIVDHLRETGADVLVSYLPVGSEEADKFYAQCAIDAGVAFVNALPVFIASDPEWAKKFEDAGIPIVGDDIKSQVGATITHRVLARLFEERGVTVDRTYQLNVGGNMDFKNMLERDRLESKKVSKTQAVTSNLTGALSGKIDDRNVHIGPSDYVQWLDDRKWAFIRLEGRAFGDAPISLEYKLEVWDSPNSAGIIIDAVRAAKIAKDRGLGGPVDPASTYLMKSPRIQHPDDKGRADLESFISGS
- a CDS encoding MarR family winged helix-turn-helix transcriptional regulator — its product is MTATPSEVAKRLRPVVTRMYLLYFRQTTQSSISTAQLSIMMNLQTHGALRISQIADLESIRMPTASNAINHLESLGLVSRVRDVSDRRGVRVKLTDLGRTELTRIGDERDKQMANILAVLDPEQLEKVQEFIPTLEAGMEVFDSRRMGEK
- a CDS encoding universal stress protein encodes the protein MTPLRVLLAWRPDGDPDGADTNTGTDTAAFVSWLSRTAEITVKPVTVIPRIWPEGVDRVDASDAAAVQRFEEWAAAESTACHAAARTALIDAGVPESMIDDSDELLHSHSETTALIRSAEEFGADLIVVGSRFGTSGGPVGRFRAGSTADALLHCAPLPVVTVPRTPTLSKHGVTRVSCAYVDNEQSHQALRKAADLASRWGVPLRLVAFSPTGASMYPTLTPFPDATEADERWRGQALDILARGRERAEERHPDLRVETEVGSGPGWSGAMDDVHWKKGEILVVGSSVLGAFNRVFIGPSTNQLLAHSPAPVLVSPV
- the leuS gene encoding leucine--tRNA ligase gives rise to the protein MTNPRSESGESTSHRYTPELAGDIESRWQGYWRDNGTFNAPNPVGDLADAGALETSATDAPDKLFVQDMFPYPSGVGLHVGHPLGYIATDVYARFNRMLGRNVLHTLGYDAFGLPAEQYAVQTGTHPRTTTSANIENMERQLGRLGLGHDRRRVVATTDTDFYRWTQWIFLQIYNSWFDTEAKKARPIGELEAKFAAERPDWADLTPAEQQAELDEHRLVYRSNSTVNWCPGLGTVLANEEVTADGRSERGNFPVFRKRLSQWMMRITAYSDRLLDDLEDLDWPDKVKSMQRNWIGRSRGAEVDFQSSAGPIRVFTTRPDTLFGASYMVLAPEHELVDALVTDLPYATGTDDRWTYGEATPAAAVASYRGAIAAKTDLERQENKEKTGVFTGAYATNPVNGAQVPVFIADYVLTGYGTGAIMAVPGHDDRDHEFATVFGLPITEVVSGGDAPIAESAYTGDGELVNSANEQGLDLNGRNKADAIETTIAWLAENGYGEEKIQYKLRDWLFARQRYWGEPFPVVYDADGVAHALPESMLPVELPEVEDYKPVSFDPDDASSEPQPPLAKAKEWVEVTLDLGDGERTYWRDTNVMPQWAGSSWYQLRYIDPTNNDALVDIENERYWTGPREGVPSGGVDLYVGGVEHAVLHLLYSRFWHKVLYDLGHVSSYEPYHRLYNQGYIQAYAYTDARGIYVPAADVEEKDGKFFYNGEEVTQEYGKMGKSLKNAVSPDEICDNYGADTLRVYEMSMGPLDTSRPWATKDVVGAQRFLQRAWRLVVDEATGELAVSDADLSDDDQRALHRTVAGVHDDYAHLRDNTAVAKLIEYVNHLTKAYVGTAAPRDAVEPLVLMMAPVAPHIAEELWSRLGHEGSLAHASFPAWEEKWLVDDTVELPVQVMGKVRGRVTVAVDAAREDVEAAALAEPNVAAHVEGKTVAKIIVVPGKMVNIVAK
- a CDS encoding SdpI family protein, with the translated sequence MIVLSVLLFILGAAVLVTGVLAVTAKLPGNRWVGLRIPEVRKNQEMWDTGHRIAGPTWTGAGVALIVAGVVGLQGGWLWAISGLLVVGALFLIGMGAALAAQTLAKIDHAKAQQAEQQRAAAGCCSSGSSSDSSCGGDCDGDCGGHDSVTPVELDLDAARRAAAARDAR